The following coding sequences lie in one Stigmatopora argus isolate UIUO_Sarg chromosome 5, RoL_Sarg_1.0, whole genome shotgun sequence genomic window:
- the ap3s1 gene encoding AP-3 complex subunit sigma-1 isoform X1 — MIKAILIFNNHGKPRLSKFYEHYSEDTEQQIIRETFHLVSKRDENVCNFLEGGMLIGGSDYKLIYRHYATLYFVFCVDSSESELGILDLIQVFVETLDKCFENVCELDLIFHVDKVHNILAEMVMGGMVLETNMNEIITQVDAQNKMEKSEAGIAGAPARAVSAVKNMNLPEMPRNINIGDISIKVPNLPSFK, encoded by the exons AtgataaaagccattttaatattCAACAACCACGGCAAGCCGAGGCTGTCCAAGTTCTACGAGCATTAC AGTGAAGACACAGAGCAACAGATCATCAGAGAAACATTCCACTTGGTGTCCAAAAGAGATGAGAATGTCTGCAATTTCCTTGAAGGTGGAAT GTTGATTGGGGGATCCGACTACAAGCTGATCTACAGACACTATGCCACGTTGTACTTTGTGTTTTGCGTCGACTCCTCAGAGAGTGAACTAGGAATTTTAGACTTAATACAg gtatttgTGGAAACGCTGGACAAATGTTTCGAGAATGTCTGTGAACTCGACCTCATTTTCCATGTAGACAAG GTTCACAATATTCTGGCTGAGATGGTCATGGGTGGGATGGTGCTGGAGACCAATATGAATGAGATCATCACGCAGGTGGACGCGCAGAACAAGATGGAGAAGTCTGAG gctGGTATTGCAGGAGCCCCCGCTCGTGCCGTATCAGCGGTAAAGAACATGAACCTCCCGGAAATGCCCAGAAACATCAACATTGGCGACATCAGCATCAAAGTGCCAAATTTGCCGTCCTTCAAATAG
- the arhgef28a gene encoding rho guanine nucleotide exchange factor 28 isoform X7, which yields MDSDSDSPFNYSWPSFPRMRMRKNSGKKEKSQSVGESQASSPTLAAAARLSAMIHGKDRVYANAMVVDQVEDVSIKYRSRPVPDVGSSCWEPFNVTPLDTSSCLKNHHPPTPQNSKRGIRSLVPEKSIVSPPSPFASPPSFPPSPLASAFRLFEGGQKRQPPNRLPVSPPLNVRRCNLTAASRGLSPSLECDSGEEDILGHPYPCSASKRQSPDFNQSRSDCTQKPNQKPEEGDVRLRSYSYSSPKAKPSRHLLNRDATIADLAEDGALGSSGRSLLQALSLSKSLSRLNQVKQSVLNLTETSKEKRALGFRKRAQSAEEESSAALQHLTLTEFLKEIEDEEWDKYIIPSKVESEKYKVSRTFSFLRSRMSSTRNKTKVKDGKDKSGAMNGHQFFPASPSGPSVCVVCDKPVSGKELQQCSNCFLNIHKNCRDSVASCGKKLQEKNALMMKSKTLSLPQTSVKDNSSCSPLTSSSVSSSSLSTMTKEKQDMHAPLSKSLSVSLESRRLSDTTGMEVDSISTNYTSPSDEGAPSTVTPSSADPPIISQEDVEGPLLRDLSASLLGLDAESWSLAVSPDFCRQHDRRVIKRQDVIYELMQTELHHIQALTVMSEVFRRGMLEELQLDWECVARIFPCLDSLLLFHRNLFGSLQECRQVSTQPENRRNYLIHQIGHILLQQFSDENAEKMKLVYGDFCSHHMEAVNVFKELQQQNKKLQNFVKLQNNNSLVRRRGIPEFILLVTQRITKYPVLLERILHYTQESSQEHTDLSSALAQIRDIIAAVDLTVSKYERSQELQEVLARLENKSFAKLKSGKEVRKQDLHSKHRNLQHKGLLYWKTATGRLKDTLALLLTDVLVFLQEKDQRFVFAAVDQKPPVIPLQKLIVREVANEERGMFLISASSAGPEMYEVHTTTKEERNAWMKQIRQAVESCPEEEEEEERSAESAEAKRVAEAKIQKISKFQETLLSQDQRICNSLEEKLQLYAELTDLTLRSPEAIPHRHLLVQADADSEAPRQASTLLSAALREAENLITILQVHDGLPIQSDNSPICGTESCNYNSHGSSILESPSEPDYLSTLSISSNSLGSDSEGTGMDGIFWGSAAEPNKADTKETLLKVAESVQSLTQLLYSLQAAVTLQDSCLEIQKILLQEGDKSQFKSLTSLQNSLEQEKLTTSDKKKEEVEKRGLERRKEEADGVHKLHVKLKQDQQRWDKECTARDKMQTEQESALEKREQNCLLEAERLRCEREELESQLLEYRNSMDRLREGQKNVDREKEKLEAQQRLLQSWRHTRQSSLPVTIPLDGYKVPSHSRSGSLDGSRWTYDNDGALLPSLPKNPSPNKNPQQYPLPAPRKNHDGRRQTSSYGADLGLTASLYNSLNALLSQTHRKQSQDGLTYPKYSKNHGFGQSPNASVNPFSGRGTSQPQSTNLSPQLDQHSPEAWRHEIPCQDLYENTYSSSSSSSLTPLLPPQSYLSLEGHLREDGGEENIVYL from the exons GTGGAAGATGTTTCTATTAAATACCGCTCTCGCCCCGTGCCTGATGTTGGCAGCTCTTGTTGGGAGCCTTTTAACGTGACACCGCTTGACACAAGCTCCTGTCTCAAAAATCATCACCCACCCACGCCACAAAACAGCAAGAGGGGTATCCGAAGCCTGGTCCCAGAGAAGTCCATTGTCTCTCCGCCTTCTCCCTTTGCTTCCCCTCCATCTTTCCCGCCCTCCCCCCTGGCTTCCGCCTTCCGTTTGTTTGAAGGAGGACAGAAGCGACAGCCGCCAAACAGACTTCCAGTCTCTCCTCCTTTGAATGTCAGAAGATGCAACTTGACGGCGGCGTCCCGAGGTTTGAG TCCTAGTCTTGAGTGTGACAGTGGGGAAGAGGACATACTGGGCCATCCTTACCCCTGCTCGGCTTCAAAGCGGCAGTCCCCAGACTTTAACCAGTCTCGCTCTGACTGCACACAAAAGCCCAATCAG AAACCAGAGGAAGGCGATGTTCGACTGCGCTCGTACTCATACTCCTCCCCCAAGGCGAAACCCTCGCGGCACTTGCTGAACAGAGACGCCACCATCGCTGACCTAGCTGAAG ATGGTGCACTCGGCAGCAGTGGTCGTTCTCTACTTCAGGCTTTATCGCTCTCTAAATCACTTTCTCGACTCAACCAAGTTA AGCAGAGTGTTCTGAACCTGACTGAAACATCCAAAGAAAAAAG GGCTTTGGGTTTCCGTAAGAGGGCCCAATCAGCAGAGGAGGAGAGCAGCGCAGCGCTCCAACACCTTACCCTTACAGAGTTCCTTAAAGA GATTGAGGATGAAGAGTGGGACAAATACATCATTCCATCCAAAGTGGAGTCAGAGAAATACAAAGTGAGCCGGACCTTCAGTTTCCTCAGGAGCAGGATGTCAAGCACACGCAACAAAACCAAG gttaaggATGGAAAGGACAAGAGCGGAGCCATGAATGGACATCAGTTCTTTCCCGCTTCGCCGTCTGGTCCTTCTGTTTGCGTGGTTTGCGATAAGCCTGTTTCTGGGAAGGAGCTTCAGCAGTGCTCCA ACTGTTTTTTGAACATCCACAAGAACTGTCGAGACTCTGTTGCATCATGCGGAAAG AAGCTGCAGGAGAAGAATGCGTTGATGATGAAAAGCAAAACATTGTCTCTCCCACAGA CTTCTGTGAAAGACAACTCTTCCTGTTCTCCTCTGACCTCCTCCTCAGTTTCCTCTTCCTCCCTTTCAACAATGACCAAAGAAAAGCAAGATATGCACGCCCCTCTCTCCAAAAGCCTCTCTGTTTCTTTGGAGAGCAG ACGGCTGAGTGACACCACAGGAATGGAGGTTGATTCCATTTCTACAAATTACACCTCACCGTCTGATGAGGGTGCTCCGAGTACCGTGACTCCTTCTTCAGCTGACCCGCCAATCATCTCACAAG AAGATGTCGAAGGCCCTCTACTGAGAGATTTGTCAGCCAGCCTGCTGGGACTCGATGCCGAGTCGTGGAGTCTGGCGGTCAGTCCAGACTTCTGCAGGCAGCACGACAGACGCGTCATCAAACGCCAGGATGTCATTTATG AACTAATGCAGACAGAACTGCACCACATCCAGGCTTTGACGGTCATGTCCGAAGTGTTCAGGCGAGGCATGCTGGAGGAGCTGCAGCTGGACTGGGAGTGCGTGGCTAGAATCTTTCCGTGCTTGGATTCCTTGCTGCTCTTCCACAGGAACCTGTTTGGATCTCTGCAGGAGTGCAGACAAGTTTCCACCCAACCTGAGAATCGGAGAAATTATCTCATCCATCAGATTGGCCACATCCTACTTCAGCAG TTCTCAGATGAAAATGCTGAGAAGATGAAACTAGTATATGGAGATTTCTGCAGTCACCACATGGAAGCTGTCAACGTCTTCAAAGAGCTCCAGCAACAGAATAAAAAACTCCAGAATTTTGTTAAA CTACAGAACAATAACTCACTAGTCAGGAGAAGAGGGATTCCAGAGTTCATCCTTTTAGTCACCCAACGGATCACCAAGTACCCAGTCTTGTTGGAGAGGATATTACATTACACCCAAG AAAGCAGTCAAGAACATACAGACTTGTCAAGTGCTCTGGCTCAGATACGCGATATTATCGCAGCAGTGGACCTGACTGTGAGTAAGTACGAGAGATCTCAGGAGCTGCAGGAAGTGCTCGCCCGGTTGGAGAATAAGAGCTTTGCCAAACTAAAGAGTGGCAAGGAGGTTCGCAAGCAGGATCTGCACAGCAAACACAGAAATCTACAGCACAAGGGACTGCTTTACTGGAAGACTGCCACAGGACGCCTAAAAG ATACATTGGCCCTCCTGCTTACAGATGTTCTGGTGTTCCTGCAAGAGAAAGATCAACGCTTTGTATTTGCGGCTGTG GACCAGAAGCCTCCTGTTATCCCACTGCAGAAGCTCATCGTTAGAGAAGTAGCCAATGAGGAGCGAGGGATGTTCCTCATCTCTGCTTCTTCAGCTGGACCAGAGATGTATGAAGTTCACACTACCACCAAAGAAGAGAGAAATGCTTGGATGAAACAAATACGCCAAGCTGTTGAGAG TTGtccagaggaagaagaggaagaagagcgcAGCGCTGAATCTGCAGAGGCTAAGAGAGTAGCGGAAGCCAAGATTCAAAAAATCTCAAAGTTCCAAG AGACACTGTTGAGTCAGGACCAGCGCATCTGCAACAGCTTGGAGGAAAAGTTACAGTTATATGCTGAACTCACAGACTTAACCCTGCGCTCTCCAGAAGCCATACCACACCGCCACCTGCTGGTACAAGCCGACGCTGATAGTGAGGCACCGAGACAGGCTTCAACGCTGCTCTCGGCTGCACTCAGAGAAG CAGAAAACCTTATAACCATTCTCCAGGTTCATGATGGCCTTCCCATCCAAAGTGACAATTCTCCTATCTGTGGGACTGAATCCTGCAACTACAATAGCCACGGCAGCAGCATCCTAGAGTCCCCCTCGGAAC CGGATTATCTGAGCACGCTCAGTATAAGTTCCAACTCTCTTGGTTCGGACAGCGAGGGGACAGGGATGGATGGAATTTTCTGGGGCTCTGCGGCTGAGCCAAACAAAGCAGACACCAAAGAAACTCTGTTAAAG GTTGCAGAGAGTGTACAGAGTCTGACTCAACTTCTTTATAGCCTACAG GCTGCTGTGACCCTTCAGGACAGCTGCCTGGAGATCCAGAAAATTCTCCTTCAGGAAGGGGACAAATCTCAGTTCAAGAGCCTCACCTCCCTCCAAAACAGTCTG GAACAGGAGAAGCTGAcgaccagtgataaaaaaaaagaggaagttGAAAAGAGGGGTCTAGAAAGGAGGAAGGAAGAAGCAGACGGAGTGCACAAACTTCATGTGAAATTAAAACAAGACCAGCAGCGGTGGGATAAGGAGTGCACAGCTCGAGACAAAATGCAG ACAGAACAGGAGAGTGCACTGGAGAAGCGTGAGCAGAATTGCCTACTCGAGGCAGAGCGGCTACGTTGTGAGCGAGAGGAACTGGAAAGTCAGCTGCTGGAGTATCGCAACAGTATGGACCGACTTCGGGAGGGTCAGAAGAATGTGGATAGAGAGAAGGAGAAGCTTGAAGCCCAGCAGAGGCTTCTCCAGAGCTGGAGACACACCCGGCAGAGCAGTCTGCCTGTTACCATACCACTGGATGGATACAAG GTGCCGAGCCACAGTCGCTCGGGCAGCCTGGACGGCTCCCGCTGGACGTACGACAACGACGGCGCTCTACTCCCGTCCCTTCCCAAGAATCCGTCCCCCAACAAGAACCCACAGCAGTATCCGCTCCCCGCCCCGAGGAAAAACCACGACGGCAGGCGGCAAACCTCCAGCTACGGCGCTGATCTCGGCCTGACCGCCAGCCTCTACAACAGCCTCAACGCCCTGCTCAGTCAAACCCACAGAAAACAATCTCAGGATGGCCTCACGTACCCGAAATACTCCAAGAACCATGGCTTCGGCCAGTCTCCCAACGCTTCCGTCAATCCCTTCAGCGGCAGGGGCACATCGCAGCCTCAGAGCACCA ACTTGAGTCCACAGTTGGATCAACATTCCCCGGAGGCCTGGAGGCACGAGATCCCCTGTCAAGACCTTTACGAAAACACctactcttcttcttcttcttcctcgctCACGCCCCTCCTCCCCCCACAGTCCTACCTCTCTCTCGAAGGACACCTCAGGGAGGACGGAGGCGAGGAGAACATTGTTTACCTCTGA
- the ykt6 gene encoding synaptobrevin homolog YKT6 — translation MKLYSLSVHYKGATKANLLKAAYDLSSYNFFQKSSVQEFMTFTSALIVERTTVGSRASVKEQEYLCHVYVRNDNLGAVVIADAEYPQRVCFTLLDKVLEEFSRQVDSIDWPSGNPDTVNYKALDIHLAKYQNPKEADAMSKVQAELDDTKIILHKTMESLLDRGEKLDDLVAKSEHLGSQSKAFYKTARKQNSCCEVM, via the exons ATGAAGCTTTATAGCCTCAGCGTCCATTATAAAGGAGCCACTAAAGCCAACCTATTGAAGGCGGCCTACGACCTCTCCTCCTACAACTTCTTTCAAAAATCCAG TGTTCAGGAGTTCATGACCTTCACCAGTGCCTTGATTGTTGAGCGAACAACAGTTGGAAGTCGTGCCTCCGTCAAAGAACAAG AGTACCTTTGCCACGTGTACGTGAGGAATGACAACCTGGGCGCGGTGGTCATAGCAGACGCCGAATACCCGCAGAGAGTGTGCTTCACACTGCTCGACAAG GTTTTAGAAGAGTTTTCCAGGCAGGTGGACAGTATAGACTGGCCCTCTGGTAACCCCGACACCGTTAACTACAAAGCCCTAGACATTCACCTTGCCAAGTATCAG AACCCCAAAGAGGCAGACGCAATGTCCAAAGTGCAGGCAGAGCTGGACGACACCAAGATCATTTTG CACAAGACCATGGAAAGTCTGTTGGACAGAGGAGAAAAACTGGACGACCTGGTGGCCAAGTCGGAACACTTGGGGAGTCAGTCTAAAGCCTTTTATAAAACG GCGAGGAAACAGAACTCCTGCTGCGAGGTCATGTGA
- the LOC144074291 gene encoding uncharacterized protein LOC144074291 isoform X2 — translation MSNEDSERHCGHLEDAQTVMHKQDVQQLVKCEEEFPSQVQDHRLSHQIKNTEEDLEPSYVKEEGEELDIISAKSKDDKAPESEERNPHCPWKERRRRPPADKLVAPLSDCDDIEDTNNFDGEANGKPSEGSEKKAGFKCSICGKLFAQNGPMIRHLRTHTGEKPFTCSVCGKGFSNKSDMVRHMRTHTGEKPFNCSLCEKRFTQKESLVAHVRTHTGEKPFICSVCGKMFSQNSSMVAHMRIHTGEKPYSCSVCGKRFILKPNMVSHMRTHSGEKPYSCSVCKKTFSFKSCVVTHMRTHTGEKPFRCSLCGERYAQRANLSAHKRMHKTE, via the exons ATGTCAAACGAGGACAGCGAGCGTCACTGTGGACATCTCGAAGATGCCCAGACGGTGATGCACAAACAGG ATGTTCAACAGCTGGTTAAGTGTGAGGAAGAGTTTCCGTCTCAGGTGCAGGACCATCGACTCTCTCATCAGATTAAAAATACAGAGGAGGATCTGGAGCCCTCTTATGTTAAAGAGGAAGGGGAAGAGCTTGACATCATCTCGGCGAAGAGTAAAGATGATAAAGCACCCGAGTCGGAAGAGCGCAATCCTCACTGCCCATGGAAAGAACGGCGTAGGAGGCCACCAGCTGACAAACTTGTTGCGCCGCTGTCAGACTGCGATGACATAGAAGACACAAACAATTTCGACGGCGAAGCCAACGGCAAACCGTCAGAAGGTTCCGAAAAGAAGGCGGGCTTCAAATGCTCGATTTGCGGTAAATTGTTCGCTCAAAATGGACCGATGATAAGACACCTGCGAACGCACACGGGAGAAAAACCCTTCACGTGCTCAGTGTGCGGGAAAGGATTCAGTAATAAGTCTGATATGGTTCGACATATGAGAACGCACACGGGAGAAAAACCTTTCAATTGCTCACTGTGTGAGAAAAGGTTCACTCAAAAGGAAAGCTTGGTGGCACACGTGAGAAcgcacactggtgaaaaacctttcATTTGCTCTGTTTGTGGGAAAATGTTCTCTCAGAATTCCAGCATGGTGGCACACATGAGAATACACACGGGAGAAAAACCATACAGTTGCTCAGTGTGTGGCAAAAGATTCATTCTGAAGCCAAACATGGTATCACACATGAGAACACACTCAGGTGAAAAACCTTACTCTTGCTCCGTGTGCAAAAAAACATTCTCCTTTAAATCGTGCGTGGTCACACACATGCGAACGCATACGGGAGAAAAGCCTTTTCGTTGCTCACTGTGCGGTGAACGATATGCCCAAAGGGCCAATTTGAGTGCACATAAGCGGATGCACAAAACTGAGTAA
- the ap3s1 gene encoding AP-3 complex subunit sigma-1 isoform X3, with protein sequence MIKAILIFNNHGKPRLSKFYEHYSEDTEQQIIRETFHLVSKRDENVCNFLEGGMLIGGSDYKLIYRHYATLYFVFCVDSSESELGILDLIQVFVETLDKCFENVCELDLIFHVDKVHNILAEMVMGGMVLETNMNEIITQVDAQNKMEKSETFIFQSTRQDR encoded by the exons AtgataaaagccattttaatattCAACAACCACGGCAAGCCGAGGCTGTCCAAGTTCTACGAGCATTAC AGTGAAGACACAGAGCAACAGATCATCAGAGAAACATTCCACTTGGTGTCCAAAAGAGATGAGAATGTCTGCAATTTCCTTGAAGGTGGAAT GTTGATTGGGGGATCCGACTACAAGCTGATCTACAGACACTATGCCACGTTGTACTTTGTGTTTTGCGTCGACTCCTCAGAGAGTGAACTAGGAATTTTAGACTTAATACAg gtatttgTGGAAACGCTGGACAAATGTTTCGAGAATGTCTGTGAACTCGACCTCATTTTCCATGTAGACAAG GTTCACAATATTCTGGCTGAGATGGTCATGGGTGGGATGGTGCTGGAGACCAATATGAATGAGATCATCACGCAGGTGGACGCGCAGAACAAGATGGAGAAGTCTGAG ACGTTTATCTTTCAGTCTACCAGGCAGGACAGGTAG
- the LOC144074291 gene encoding uncharacterized protein LOC144074291 isoform X1, with amino-acid sequence MRRSLLANTPLQLHRLFPDLLVHVNESAPPSPASTDSLRRRERDKYVQQLVKCEEEFPSQVQDHRLSHQIKNTEEDLEPSYVKEEGEELDIISAKSKDDKAPESEERNPHCPWKERRRRPPADKLVAPLSDCDDIEDTNNFDGEANGKPSEGSEKKAGFKCSICGKLFAQNGPMIRHLRTHTGEKPFTCSVCGKGFSNKSDMVRHMRTHTGEKPFNCSLCEKRFTQKESLVAHVRTHTGEKPFICSVCGKMFSQNSSMVAHMRIHTGEKPYSCSVCGKRFILKPNMVSHMRTHSGEKPYSCSVCKKTFSFKSCVVTHMRTHTGEKPFRCSLCGERYAQRANLSAHKRMHKTE; translated from the exons ATGCGGAGATCGCTGCTTGCCAACACGCCGCTACAGCTCCATCGTCTTTTTCCGGATTTGCTCGTCCACGTCAATGAAAGTGCTCCTCCAAGCCCCGCCTCCACCGACTCACTACGGCGACGGGAAAGAGACAAAT ATGTTCAACAGCTGGTTAAGTGTGAGGAAGAGTTTCCGTCTCAGGTGCAGGACCATCGACTCTCTCATCAGATTAAAAATACAGAGGAGGATCTGGAGCCCTCTTATGTTAAAGAGGAAGGGGAAGAGCTTGACATCATCTCGGCGAAGAGTAAAGATGATAAAGCACCCGAGTCGGAAGAGCGCAATCCTCACTGCCCATGGAAAGAACGGCGTAGGAGGCCACCAGCTGACAAACTTGTTGCGCCGCTGTCAGACTGCGATGACATAGAAGACACAAACAATTTCGACGGCGAAGCCAACGGCAAACCGTCAGAAGGTTCCGAAAAGAAGGCGGGCTTCAAATGCTCGATTTGCGGTAAATTGTTCGCTCAAAATGGACCGATGATAAGACACCTGCGAACGCACACGGGAGAAAAACCCTTCACGTGCTCAGTGTGCGGGAAAGGATTCAGTAATAAGTCTGATATGGTTCGACATATGAGAACGCACACGGGAGAAAAACCTTTCAATTGCTCACTGTGTGAGAAAAGGTTCACTCAAAAGGAAAGCTTGGTGGCACACGTGAGAAcgcacactggtgaaaaacctttcATTTGCTCTGTTTGTGGGAAAATGTTCTCTCAGAATTCCAGCATGGTGGCACACATGAGAATACACACGGGAGAAAAACCATACAGTTGCTCAGTGTGTGGCAAAAGATTCATTCTGAAGCCAAACATGGTATCACACATGAGAACACACTCAGGTGAAAAACCTTACTCTTGCTCCGTGTGCAAAAAAACATTCTCCTTTAAATCGTGCGTGGTCACACACATGCGAACGCATACGGGAGAAAAGCCTTTTCGTTGCTCACTGTGCGGTGAACGATATGCCCAAAGGGCCAATTTGAGTGCACATAAGCGGATGCACAAAACTGAGTAA
- the LOC144074288 gene encoding uncharacterized protein LOC144074288 — MRCPLQIPPKKNNADVVRGPARASLKWCDGEIGVKYLKYQLKKQKVATEVINNIVYRSNRTMESYEGEPKQLDFADLQQLMSGEEILCPQLHGGAPNLQPEDPLNLYFKEERESRRSPQIKKEQEEEEEQEEEEEQEEEEEQMEEQEEEEEQMEEEEQEEEEEQEEAQEEEEEEQEDEEEEEDEQEEPPLSVHIKEEEEEFDVYKFQMTGLSVKSEDDEDNLVHRGDSGKESPPKALKRPLSANDDLEEPGRSDSECEGDDNHPQSSEKEDGVGDEDGSEAPPKCFICSFCGESFEQEALIEHLKTHTGGKTFTCSFCGKKFPQRSLLVKHRKVHAGEKPFSCSTCSKRFTLNSNMVKHMRTHLDERPFTCSICGKTFSRRSNMLKHMRTHTGEKPFSCSICGGRFTVKQTMTEHMKSHTGEKPFCCSICGKTFSQKRHLVKHLRTHTGEKPFSCSICGKFFSRKDKMETHRRKHTEEELISCSICGENFLNKQSLVSHMKVHGGEKPFSCSICGLKFIQKQTLLSHVKGHSVEKPFSCLICGKTYARKDYLESHMRTHTGEKPFNCAICGKLFAQKSIMVRHMKIHTEEDPFSFP; from the exons ATGCGTTGCCCTCTCCAAATACCACCAAAGAAGAACAATGCGGATGTTGTGCGAGGGCCAGCGAGGGCAAGCCTCAAATGGTGCGACGGCGAAATCGGGGTGAAATACTTAAAATATCAACTAAAGAAGCAAAAAGTGGCCACGGAAGTGATTAATAACATAGTCTATAGGTCTAACCGAACAATGGAGTCGTACGAAGGAGAACCAAAACAATTGGATTTTGCGG ACCTCCAGCAGCTGATGAGTGGTGAGGAAATCCTTTGTCCTCAATTGCACGGGGGGGCCCCCAATTTGCAACCCGAGGATCCACTAAACCTCTACTTTAAAGAGGAACGGGAGTCTCGGCGCTCTCCCCAGATTAAAAAGGagcaagaagaggaggaggagcaggaggaagaagaggagcaagaggaggaggaggagcaaatggaggagcaggaggaggaagaggagcaaatggaggaggaggagcaggaggaggaagaggagcaagAGGAGGcgcaggaggaagaggaggaggaacaagaggatgaggaggaggaggaggatgagcaGGAGGAGCCGCCACTGTCTGTCCAcattaaagaggaagaggaagagttTGATGTCTACAAGTTCCAAATGACTGGCCTCTCTGTGAAGAGCGAAGATGATGAAGACAATCTAGTGCATCGTGGAGACAGTGGCAAAGAATCGCCACCAAAGGCCCTTAAACGGCCTCTGTCAGCCAACGATGATTTAGAAGAACCTGGAAGGAGCGACTCGGAATGTGAGGGCGACGACAATCATCCCCAAAGCTCAGAGAAGGAAGACGGCGTCGGTGACGAGGACGGTTCGGAAGCCCCTCCGAAGTGTTTCATCTGCTCGTTCTGCGGCGAAAGTTTTGAGCAAGAGGCGCTTATCGAACACTTGAAAACGCACACTGGGGGAAAAACTTTTACTTGCTCCTTTTGTGGAAAAAAGTTCCCTCAAAGGTCACTCCTGGTTAAACACAGGAAAGTACATGCGGGAGAAAAACCCTTTAGTTGTTCAACTTGCAGCAAAAGATTCACTCTGAATTCAAACATGGTTAAACACATGAGGACACACCTGGACGAAAGACCCTTCACTTGCTCCATTTGCGGTAAAACGTTCTCTCGCAGGTCCAACATGTTAAAACACATGAGAAcgcacacaggtgaaaaaccctttagttgctcaatttgtggcggAAGATTCACCGTCAAGCAAACGATGACAGAACACATGAAGAGCCACACGGGAGAAAAACCCTTCTGTTGttcaatttgtggtaaaaccTTCTCTCAAAAACGACATCTGGTAAAACACCTGAGAAcgcacacaggtgaaaaaccctttAGTTGCTCCATTTGTGGCAAATTCTTCTCCAGAAAGGACAAGATGGAAACACATAGAAGAAAACACACAGAAGAAGAACTAATAAGTTGCTCCATTTGTGGTGAAAATTTCTTGAACAAACAAAGCCTGGTGTCCCACATGAAAGTTCACGGAGGAGAAAAACCCTTTAGCTGCTCCATTTGTGGTCTAAAATTCATTCAGAAACAAACTCTTCTATCCCATGTTAAAGGGCATTCAGTAGAAAAACCCTTTAGTTGCTTAATTTGTGGTAAAACTTATGCCAGGAAAGACTATTTGGAGTCGCACATGAGAACGCACACAGGAGAAAAACCCTTCAATTGTGCAATTTGTGGTAAATTGTTTGCTCAAAAGTCAATTATGGTCAGACACATGAAAATACACACAGAGGAAGATCCTTTTAGTTTCCCATAG
- the ap3s1 gene encoding AP-3 complex subunit sigma-1 isoform X2, translating into MIKAILIFNNHGKPRLSKFYEHYSEDTEQQIIRETFHLVSKRDENVCNFLEGGMLIGGSDYKLIYRHYATLYFVFCVDSSESELGILDLIQVFVETLDKCFENVCELDLIFHVDKVHNILAEMVMGGMVLETNMNEIITQVDAQNKMEKSEFFPFFFLSLQTFIFQSTRQDR; encoded by the exons AtgataaaagccattttaatattCAACAACCACGGCAAGCCGAGGCTGTCCAAGTTCTACGAGCATTAC AGTGAAGACACAGAGCAACAGATCATCAGAGAAACATTCCACTTGGTGTCCAAAAGAGATGAGAATGTCTGCAATTTCCTTGAAGGTGGAAT GTTGATTGGGGGATCCGACTACAAGCTGATCTACAGACACTATGCCACGTTGTACTTTGTGTTTTGCGTCGACTCCTCAGAGAGTGAACTAGGAATTTTAGACTTAATACAg gtatttgTGGAAACGCTGGACAAATGTTTCGAGAATGTCTGTGAACTCGACCTCATTTTCCATGTAGACAAG GTTCACAATATTCTGGCTGAGATGGTCATGGGTGGGATGGTGCTGGAGACCAATATGAATGAGATCATCACGCAGGTGGACGCGCAGAACAAGATGGAGAAGTCTGAG TTCTTTCCATTCTTCTTTCTCTCTTTACAGACGTTTATCTTTCAGTCTACCAGGCAGGACAGGTAG